A single Stutzerimonas stutzeri DNA region contains:
- a CDS encoding bifunctional prephenate dehydrogenase/3-phosphoshikimate 1-carboxyvinyltransferase, translated as MPKVGRLVVIGLGLIGGSFAKGLREAGLCEEVVGFDLDPRSRELAVELGVVDRCCANLAEACQGAEVIQLAVPILATERLLAELATLDLGNAVLTDVGSAKGDVVRRARELFGRMPPRFVPGHPIAGSEQSGVTAAQSTLFRRHKVILTPLDDTDPAALQLVDRLWRALGADVEHMDVQHHDEVLAATSHLPHLLAFGLVDSLAKRNENLEIFRYAAGGFRDFTRIAGSDPVMWHDIFLANREAVLHTLDDFRADLDALRAAVDEGDGHRLLGVFTRAKAAREHFSKILARRAYVDVMHSKDLIFLANPGGSLSGHLRVPGDKSISHRSIMLGSLAEGTTEVEGFLEGEDALATIQAFRDMGVVIEGPNQGRVTVHGVGLRGLKPPPGPIYLGNSGTSMRLLSGLLAAQPFDTTLTGDASLSKRPMNRVAKPLREMGAVIETAAEGRPPLTIRGGQKLSGMHYEMPMASAQVKSCLLLAGLYAAEKTSVTEPAPTRDHTERMLRGFGYPVQVRDNTATVESGHTLRSTHIEVPADISSAAFFMVAASIAPGSEIILEHVGINPTRTGVIDILKLMGANIELTNLREVGGEPVADIRVRAASLRGIDIPEDLVPLAIDEFPVLFVAAACADGRTTLRGAEELRVKESDRIQVMADGLQTLGVKATPTPDGIIIEGGGPIGGGEVWAHGDHRIAMSFSVAALRAGAPIRIHDCANVATSFPNFLALAERAGMRVGVEDNS; from the coding sequence ATGCCGAAGGTCGGTCGTCTGGTCGTCATCGGCCTGGGCCTGATCGGCGGATCGTTTGCCAAAGGGCTGCGTGAAGCCGGTTTGTGCGAGGAGGTCGTCGGCTTCGATCTGGACCCACGCTCGCGCGAACTGGCCGTCGAGCTCGGGGTAGTGGATCGCTGCTGCGCCAACCTCGCTGAGGCGTGCCAGGGTGCGGAGGTCATTCAGCTTGCCGTTCCGATCCTGGCAACGGAACGCTTGCTGGCGGAACTCGCCACCCTCGATCTCGGCAACGCCGTACTGACGGATGTCGGAAGCGCCAAGGGCGATGTGGTGCGCCGCGCCCGTGAACTGTTCGGCCGGATGCCGCCGCGATTCGTGCCCGGCCATCCGATAGCCGGCTCGGAACAGAGTGGCGTCACGGCTGCCCAAAGCACGCTTTTCCGGCGGCACAAGGTGATCCTGACCCCGCTGGACGACACCGATCCGGCCGCGCTCCAGCTCGTCGACAGGCTGTGGCGCGCATTGGGGGCCGATGTCGAGCACATGGACGTACAGCACCACGATGAAGTGCTTGCGGCGACCAGCCATCTTCCTCATCTGCTGGCATTCGGGCTGGTGGATTCGCTGGCCAAGCGTAACGAAAACCTTGAGATATTCCGTTATGCAGCGGGCGGGTTTCGCGATTTCACCCGTATTGCCGGCAGCGATCCGGTGATGTGGCACGACATCTTTCTCGCCAACCGTGAAGCGGTGCTGCATACGCTGGACGATTTTCGCGCCGACCTCGACGCACTACGCGCGGCGGTCGATGAAGGAGACGGGCACAGGTTGTTGGGCGTTTTTACACGCGCCAAGGCTGCCCGGGAACATTTCAGCAAAATACTGGCTCGCAGAGCCTACGTGGACGTTATGCATTCCAAAGATCTGATCTTCCTTGCCAATCCTGGCGGCAGCCTCAGCGGTCACCTGCGTGTGCCAGGCGACAAATCCATTTCCCACCGTTCGATCATGCTCGGTTCGCTTGCCGAAGGCACCACCGAGGTGGAAGGCTTCCTCGAGGGCGAAGATGCCCTCGCGACCATCCAGGCATTCCGTGACATGGGCGTGGTCATCGAAGGGCCCAACCAGGGGCGCGTTACGGTGCACGGTGTCGGCCTGCGCGGCTTGAAGCCACCGCCGGGGCCGATCTATCTCGGGAACTCCGGTACGTCGATGCGCCTGTTGTCCGGCCTGCTGGCGGCGCAACCTTTCGATACGACGTTGACCGGCGATGCCTCGCTGTCGAAACGGCCGATGAATCGGGTAGCCAAGCCCCTGCGGGAAATGGGCGCCGTGATCGAGACCGCCGCCGAAGGTCGCCCACCGCTGACGATTCGCGGAGGCCAGAAGCTGTCGGGCATGCATTACGAAATGCCCATGGCCAGCGCGCAGGTCAAATCCTGTCTGCTCCTGGCTGGCCTGTATGCCGCTGAAAAGACTTCGGTCACCGAGCCGGCGCCGACGCGGGACCACACCGAGCGGATGCTGCGCGGCTTCGGTTATCCGGTGCAGGTGCGGGACAATACCGCGACGGTCGAGTCCGGCCACACGTTGCGTTCGACCCACATCGAGGTGCCAGCCGATATTTCATCTGCCGCGTTCTTCATGGTCGCAGCCAGCATCGCGCCAGGCTCCGAGATTATCCTCGAACATGTCGGCATCAACCCGACCCGTACCGGCGTCATCGATATCCTCAAGCTGATGGGCGCCAACATCGAACTGACCAACCTGCGTGAAGTAGGTGGCGAGCCGGTGGCCGACATTCGCGTGCGGGCAGCATCGCTGCGGGGTATCGATATTCCGGAAGATCTGGTTCCGCTCGCCATCGACGAATTCCCCGTGCTGTTCGTGGCTGCCGCCTGTGCCGACGGTCGGACTACCTTGCGCGGGGCGGAGGAGTTGCGCGTCAAGGAGTCCGATCGTATTCAGGTGATGGCCGATGGTCTGCAAACGCTGGGTGTGAAGGCCACGCCGACGCCGGATGGGATTATCATCGAAGGTGGCGGCCCGATCGGTGGTGGCGAAGTCTGGGCGCACGGCGATCACCGGATCGCGATGTCCTTCAGTGTTGCCGCGCTTCGGGCCGGTGCACCGATCCGTATCCATGATTGCGCCAACGTTGCCACTTCGTTCCCGAACTTCCTTGCCCTGGCCGAACGGGCCGGAATGCGTGTAGGTGTGGAGGATAATTCATGA
- the gyrA gene encoding DNA gyrase subunit A, protein MGELAKEILPVNIEDELKQSYLDYAMSVIVGRALPDARDGLKPVHRRVLYAMSELGNDWNKPYKKSARVVGDVIGKYHPHGDSAVYDTIVRMAQPFSLRYMLVDGQGNFGSVDGDNAAAMRYTEVRMAKLAHELLADLDKETVDWVPNYDGTEQIPAVMPTKIPNLLVNGSSGIAVGMATNIPPHNLGEVIDGCLALIENADITIDELMQFIPGPDFPTAGIINGRAGIVEAYRTGRGRIYMRARSIIEDIDKVGGRQQIVITELPYQLNKARLIEKIAELVKEKKLEGITELRDESDKDGMRVVIELRRGEVPEVILNNLYAQTQLQSVFGINVVALIDGQPRTLNLKELLEAFVRHRREVVTRRTVYELRKARERGHILEGQAVALSNIDPVIALIKASPTPAEAKEALIAEAWESSAVESMVERAGADSCRPEGLDPQYGLRDGKYYLSPEQAQAILDLRLHRLTGLEHEKLLSEYQEILTQIGELIRILTNPVRLMEVIREELEGVKRDFGDARRTEILEARLDLTLADLITEEERVVTISHGGYAKSQPLAAYQAQRRGGRGKAATGVKEEDYVEHLLVANSHTTLLLFSSKGKVYWLKTYEIPEASRTSRGRPLVNLLPLSEGEHITAMLQVDIEAARQQQLNGEDDVEDAEIIGEADEVDESLEGEESDESVDEPTGTYIFMATAKGTVKKTPLSQFSRPRSVGLIALGLEEGDTLIAAAVTDGAREVMLFSDGGKVIRFKEKHVRTMGRTARGVRGMRLPEGQRLISMLIPEPDAQILTASLNGYGKRTVIDEFPRRGRGGQGVIAMVTNERNGPLVGAVQVQQGEEIMLISDQGTLVRTRVDEVSSLGRNTQGVTLIKLGKNEHLVGLERVQEPSEEDVLEDIEAVLDDEALDKEMPVVSTEPSEDELLGGGGDVPPDVVPTDDEN, encoded by the coding sequence ATGGGCGAACTGGCCAAAGAAATCCTCCCGGTCAATATCGAAGACGAACTCAAGCAGTCCTACCTCGATTACGCGATGAGCGTGATCGTCGGGCGGGCGCTGCCGGATGCGCGCGACGGATTGAAGCCCGTTCACCGCCGTGTGCTATATGCCATGAGCGAGCTGGGCAACGACTGGAACAAGCCATACAAGAAATCCGCCCGTGTGGTCGGTGACGTGATCGGTAAATACCATCCTCACGGCGACTCGGCGGTATACGACACCATCGTGCGAATGGCGCAGCCGTTCTCGTTGCGCTACATGCTGGTCGACGGCCAGGGCAACTTCGGTTCGGTCGATGGCGACAATGCCGCGGCCATGCGTTACACCGAAGTGCGGATGGCCAAGCTGGCTCACGAACTGCTGGCCGATCTGGACAAGGAAACCGTCGACTGGGTGCCCAACTATGATGGCACCGAGCAGATTCCGGCGGTCATGCCGACCAAGATCCCGAACCTGCTGGTCAACGGCTCCAGCGGCATCGCCGTGGGCATGGCGACCAATATCCCGCCGCATAACCTGGGCGAAGTCATCGACGGCTGCCTGGCGCTGATCGAGAACGCGGATATCACCATCGATGAGCTGATGCAGTTCATTCCGGGTCCCGATTTCCCCACGGCCGGCATCATCAACGGTCGTGCCGGTATCGTCGAGGCTTACCGCACCGGTCGCGGACGCATCTATATGCGGGCGCGCTCGATCATCGAAGACATCGACAAGGTCGGTGGTCGTCAGCAGATCGTGATCACCGAGTTGCCTTACCAGCTGAACAAGGCCCGACTGATCGAGAAGATCGCCGAGCTGGTCAAGGAGAAGAAGCTCGAAGGCATCACCGAGCTGCGTGACGAGTCGGACAAGGACGGCATGCGCGTGGTGATCGAACTGCGTCGCGGCGAAGTGCCGGAGGTCATCCTCAACAATCTGTACGCCCAGACCCAGCTGCAGAGCGTGTTCGGCATCAACGTGGTAGCGCTCATCGATGGGCAGCCGCGCACGCTGAACCTGAAGGAACTGCTTGAAGCCTTCGTTCGCCATCGCCGCGAAGTCGTGACCCGCCGGACCGTCTACGAGCTGCGCAAAGCGCGAGAGCGTGGGCACATCCTCGAAGGCCAGGCGGTTGCGCTGTCCAACATCGATCCGGTGATCGCCTTGATCAAGGCCTCGCCGACCCCGGCCGAAGCGAAGGAAGCGCTGATCGCCGAAGCCTGGGAATCCAGCGCCGTCGAATCGATGGTCGAGCGTGCCGGAGCCGATTCCTGCCGCCCCGAAGGGCTCGATCCTCAATACGGGCTGCGCGACGGCAAATACTACCTGTCCCCGGAACAGGCGCAGGCCATTCTCGATCTGCGCCTGCATCGCCTGACGGGGCTCGAGCATGAAAAGCTGCTCAGCGAATATCAGGAAATCCTCACCCAGATTGGCGAGTTGATCCGCATCCTGACCAACCCGGTGCGCCTGATGGAAGTCATTCGCGAGGAGCTCGAAGGCGTCAAGCGCGACTTCGGCGATGCCCGTCGTACCGAAATCCTCGAGGCGCGCCTGGACCTGACCCTGGCGGACCTGATCACCGAAGAAGAGCGCGTCGTCACCATTTCCCATGGTGGCTATGCCAAGTCGCAGCCGCTGGCGGCCTATCAGGCCCAGCGTCGCGGCGGTCGCGGAAAAGCGGCTACCGGAGTCAAGGAAGAGGACTACGTCGAGCATCTGCTGGTCGCCAACAGCCACACGACGCTGTTGCTGTTCTCCAGCAAAGGCAAGGTGTACTGGCTCAAGACCTACGAGATTCCCGAAGCGTCGCGCACATCGCGCGGTCGCCCGCTGGTCAACCTGCTGCCGCTTTCCGAAGGCGAGCACATCACTGCCATGCTGCAGGTCGACATCGAGGCGGCGCGTCAGCAGCAGCTCAACGGCGAGGATGATGTCGAAGATGCGGAAATCATCGGTGAAGCCGATGAGGTGGACGAGTCGCTCGAAGGCGAAGAGTCCGACGAGTCGGTAGACGAGCCGACCGGCACCTACATCTTCATGGCGACCGCCAAGGGCACCGTGAAGAAGACGCCGCTTTCGCAATTCAGCCGTCCACGCAGCGTCGGCCTGATCGCGCTCGGCCTGGAAGAGGGCGACACCCTGATCGCCGCCGCGGTTACCGACGGCGCCCGCGAAGTCATGTTGTTCTCCGACGGTGGCAAGGTCATCCGTTTCAAGGAAAAGCACGTGCGCACCATGGGGCGTACCGCCCGCGGCGTTCGTGGCATGCGTCTGCCCGAAGGGCAGCGTTTGATTTCCATGCTGATTCCCGAGCCCGACGCGCAGATTCTTACCGCCAGCCTCAATGGCTATGGCAAGCGCACGGTGATCGATGAGTTCCCGCGCCGCGGGCGTGGTGGCCAGGGCGTCATCGCCATGGTGACCAACGAGCGCAACGGCCCGCTGGTCGGTGCCGTTCAGGTGCAGCAGGGCGAGGAAATCATGCTGATTTCCGATCAGGGCACGTTGGTTCGTACCCGTGTCGATGAAGTGTCGTCGCTGGGTCGTAATACCCAGGGTGTGACGCTGATCAAACTGGGCAAGAACGAGCATCTGGTGGGCCTCGAAAGGGTTCAGGAGCCTTCCGAGGAAGATGTCCTGGAAGACATCGAGGCGGTTCTGGATGATGAGGCGCTGGACAAGGAAATGCCGGTTGTCAGCACCGAACCCAGCGAGGACGAGCTGCTCGGCGGGGGCGGAGACGTTCCGCCCGACGTAGTGCCTACCGACGACGAAAACTGA
- the hisC gene encoding histidinol-phosphate transaminase, translating into MSCDFLALAQPGVQKLSPYVPGKPVDELARELDLDPATIVKLASNENPLGPSPKAIAAIKAQLDELTRYPDGNGFVLKHKLAERYDVDVDQVTLGNGSNDILELVARAYLAPGLNAVFSEHAFAVYPIATQAVGAQAKAVPARQWGHDLDAMLAAIDERTRVVFLANPNNPTGTWFAADALGTFLASVPEQVLVVLDEAYIEYATGGELPDGVAFLASHPNLLVSRTFSKAYGLAALRVGYAICSPRIADVLNRVRQPFNVNSLALAAACAALDDERYLTESRACNAAGMLQLEAGFKALGLDWIPSRGNFIAVDFGRDAAPINQALLSQGIIVRPIAGYGMPTFLRVSIGTEAENARFLDVLGKVLQS; encoded by the coding sequence ATGAGCTGTGATTTCCTTGCCTTGGCTCAGCCAGGCGTGCAAAAGCTTTCGCCGTATGTGCCGGGCAAGCCGGTAGACGAACTGGCCCGCGAACTCGATCTGGATCCAGCTACCATCGTCAAGCTGGCCAGCAACGAGAACCCGCTGGGCCCCAGTCCCAAAGCCATCGCGGCGATCAAGGCGCAGCTCGACGAACTGACCCGCTATCCCGATGGCAACGGTTTCGTGCTGAAACATAAGCTGGCGGAGCGATACGACGTCGACGTCGACCAGGTGACGCTTGGCAACGGTTCCAACGATATCCTCGAACTGGTTGCGCGTGCCTATCTGGCGCCCGGTCTCAACGCGGTCTTCAGTGAACATGCGTTCGCCGTATATCCGATCGCAACCCAGGCGGTCGGCGCGCAAGCGAAGGCCGTGCCTGCCCGGCAATGGGGGCACGACCTGGATGCCATGCTGGCGGCTATCGATGAACGGACTCGTGTCGTGTTCCTCGCCAACCCCAACAACCCCACGGGCACCTGGTTCGCTGCCGACGCGCTGGGCACATTCCTCGCCAGCGTTCCCGAGCAGGTTCTGGTAGTGCTTGATGAGGCCTATATCGAGTACGCCACCGGTGGCGAACTGCCCGACGGCGTGGCGTTCCTGGCCTCGCACCCCAACCTCCTGGTTTCGCGGACCTTCTCCAAGGCCTACGGACTGGCTGCGTTGCGAGTGGGCTACGCCATCTGCTCGCCTCGGATTGCCGATGTGCTCAATCGCGTGCGCCAACCGTTCAATGTCAACAGCCTGGCGCTTGCAGCAGCTTGCGCAGCGCTCGATGACGAGCGCTATCTGACCGAAAGCCGGGCTTGCAACGCGGCCGGCATGCTTCAGCTCGAGGCCGGCTTCAAGGCGCTGGGTCTGGACTGGATTCCCTCGAGGGGCAATTTCATCGCCGTCGATTTCGGCCGCGACGCGGCACCGATCAACCAGGCGCTGCTAAGCCAAGGCATCATCGTACGGCCGATCGCAGGCTACGGAATGCCAACCTTCCTGCGGGTTTCCATCGGCACCGAGGCGGAGAACGCGCGCTTTCTCGACGTGCTTGGCAAGGTGCTCCAGTCTTGA
- the pheA gene encoding prephenate dehydratase → MSDVDRLKALRVRIDSLDEKILELISERARCAQDVARVKTASLAEGEEAVFYRPEREAWVLKHIMELNKGPLDNEEMARLFREIMSSCLALEQPLRVAYLGPEGTFSQAAALKHFGQAVISKPMAAIDEVFREVVAGAVNFGVVPVENSTEGAVNHTLDSFLEHDIVICGEVELRIHHHLLVGETTKTDRITRIYSHAQSLAQCRKWLDAHYPSVERVAVSSNADAAKRVKSEWNSAAIAGDMAAQLYGLSKIAEKIEDRPDNSTRFLIIGSQEVPPTGDDKTSIIVSMRNKPGALHELLMPFHSNGIDLTRIETRPSRSGKWTYVFFIDCIGHHQDPLIRDVLEKIGREAVALKVLGSYPKAVL, encoded by the coding sequence ATGAGCGATGTCGACCGGCTGAAGGCGCTGCGTGTTCGCATCGACAGTCTCGACGAGAAGATTCTCGAGCTGATCAGCGAGCGTGCCCGTTGCGCCCAGGACGTGGCGCGAGTGAAAACCGCCTCGCTGGCTGAGGGCGAGGAGGCGGTGTTCTATCGTCCAGAGCGCGAAGCCTGGGTGCTCAAGCACATCATGGAGCTGAACAAGGGGCCGTTGGATAACGAGGAGATGGCGCGGCTGTTCCGTGAAATCATGTCCTCCTGCCTGGCGCTGGAGCAGCCCCTGCGGGTCGCTTATCTCGGCCCGGAAGGCACCTTCTCACAGGCGGCGGCGCTGAAGCATTTCGGTCAGGCCGTGATCAGCAAGCCGATGGCGGCGATCGATGAAGTCTTTCGCGAAGTCGTGGCCGGTGCGGTTAATTTTGGCGTGGTCCCGGTGGAAAACTCCACCGAGGGCGCGGTCAACCATACGCTCGATAGCTTCCTCGAACATGACATCGTCATTTGCGGTGAAGTGGAGTTGCGGATTCATCATCACCTGTTGGTTGGCGAGACGACCAAAACCGACCGCATCACCCGCATCTATTCCCACGCGCAATCACTGGCGCAGTGTCGCAAGTGGCTTGACGCGCATTATCCGAGCGTCGAGCGCGTCGCGGTGTCGAGCAACGCCGACGCGGCCAAACGCGTCAAGAGCGAATGGAATTCCGCTGCGATTGCGGGCGACATGGCGGCTCAGCTTTACGGTCTGAGCAAAATTGCCGAAAAGATCGAAGACCGCCCGGATAACTCCACGCGCTTCCTCATCATCGGCAGCCAGGAAGTGCCGCCCACCGGCGACGACAAGACCTCGATCATCGTCTCCATGCGCAACAAGCCGGGCGCGTTGCATGAGCTGCTGATGCCGTTCCATTCCAATGGCATCGATCTCACACGCATCGAAACCCGCCCCTCGCGCAGCGGCAAATGGACCTATGTGTTCTTCATCGACTGCATCGGCCATCACCAGGATCCGCTGATCAGGGACGTGCTGGAGAAGATCGGCCGTGAAGCAGTGGCATTGAAGGTGCTGGGTTCATACCCGAAGGCGGTCCTCTAA
- the mtnA gene encoding S-methyl-5-thioribose-1-phosphate isomerase: MRERLLAAEKVKAIEWQDGQLRLLDQRKLPLEEVWHTYDSAAAVATAIREMVVRGAPAIGISAAYGLVLGLRARLAEGGDWRAALEADFEILAGSRPTAVNLFWALNQMRERLERLKPDEDPLTAAEAQAASIHGSDREANLTMAQFGVDLIRKHQGNRQNLLTHCNTGALATGGFGTALGVIRAAHLEGLVECVYADETRPWLQGSRLTAWELAGEGVPVTLNADSAAAHLMKTRGITWVIVGADRITANGDVANKIGTYQLAVLAMHHGVRFMVVAPSSTIDMELETGDDIPIEERAGSELLEVHGQRFAAQVDAFNPVFDVTPADLIDAIVTEKGVVERPNAAKLTALMSRKRLH, encoded by the coding sequence ATGCGCGAACGCTTGTTGGCCGCGGAAAAGGTAAAGGCTATCGAGTGGCAGGACGGGCAGTTGCGCTTGCTCGACCAGCGCAAACTGCCGCTTGAAGAGGTATGGCACACCTACGATTCCGCTGCCGCTGTTGCCACGGCCATCCGCGAGATGGTCGTGCGTGGCGCTCCGGCGATCGGGATCAGCGCCGCGTACGGGCTGGTTCTGGGGCTCAGGGCCCGCCTCGCCGAAGGCGGGGACTGGCGCGCAGCCCTGGAAGCCGACTTCGAGATCCTGGCCGGTTCGCGCCCGACCGCCGTCAATCTGTTCTGGGCCCTGAATCAGATGCGCGAGCGGCTCGAGCGCCTGAAGCCGGATGAAGATCCGCTGACAGCCGCCGAGGCCCAGGCTGCCTCCATCCATGGCAGCGACCGCGAGGCGAACCTGACCATGGCGCAGTTCGGCGTCGACCTGATTCGCAAGCACCAGGGCAATCGGCAGAATCTGCTCACGCACTGCAACACCGGCGCGTTGGCCACCGGTGGTTTCGGCACGGCGCTCGGGGTGATACGGGCGGCGCATCTGGAAGGGCTCGTGGAGTGCGTTTACGCCGACGAGACGCGGCCCTGGTTGCAAGGGTCGCGGCTGACTGCCTGGGAGCTTGCCGGCGAAGGCGTGCCGGTCACGCTGAATGCCGATTCGGCGGCGGCGCATCTGATGAAGACGCGCGGCATCACCTGGGTCATCGTCGGCGCTGACCGGATTACTGCCAATGGCGATGTCGCCAACAAGATCGGGACCTATCAGCTTGCGGTCCTCGCGATGCACCATGGCGTGCGGTTCATGGTCGTGGCGCCCAGTTCCACCATCGACATGGAGTTGGAAACCGGCGACGACATTCCCATCGAAGAACGTGCCGGCAGCGAGTTGCTGGAAGTCCATGGCCAACGGTTCGCGGCACAAGTCGATGCGTTCAATCCGGTGTTCGATGTAACGCCGGCAGACCTCATCGATGCGATCGTGACCGAAAAAGGCGTCGTCGAGCGACCGAACGCCGCCAAACTCACCGCCCTGATGAGCCGCAAGCGACTTCATTGA
- the serC gene encoding 3-phosphoserine/phosphohydroxythreonine transaminase, with translation MSKRAFNFCAGPAALPEAVLQRAQAELLDWQGRGLSVMEMSHRSDEYTAIAEKAEQDLRDLLSIPSNYKVLFLQGGASQQFAEIPLNLLPEGGVADYVDTGIWSRKSIEEAKRFGHINVAASAKPYDYFAIPGQNEWALSDNAAYLHYASNETIGGLQFDWVPELGDTPLVVDMSSDILSRPLDVSRFGLIYAGAQKNIGPSGLVVVIVREDLLGRARSSCPTMLDYKIAADNGSMYNTPATFSWYLSGLVFEWLKEQGGVEAMEHRNRAKKELLYGVIDASDFYSNPIAHNARSWMNVPFRLADEQLDKTFLAGADARGLLNLKGHRSVGGMRASIYNAVGLDAVEALVAYMREFEKEHG, from the coding sequence ATGAGCAAACGCGCCTTTAACTTCTGTGCAGGTCCAGCCGCGCTCCCTGAAGCCGTGCTGCAGCGCGCCCAGGCCGAACTCCTGGATTGGCAAGGTCGAGGCCTGTCGGTGATGGAAATGAGCCATCGCAGCGACGAATACACGGCCATCGCCGAAAAGGCCGAGCAGGACCTTCGTGACCTGCTGAGCATCCCGTCGAACTACAAGGTGCTGTTCCTGCAGGGCGGCGCCAGCCAGCAGTTCGCCGAGATCCCGCTGAACCTGCTGCCCGAGGGGGGCGTTGCCGATTACGTCGACACGGGCATCTGGTCGCGCAAGAGCATCGAGGAGGCCAAGCGTTTTGGCCATATCAATGTCGCGGCCAGTGCCAAGCCTTACGACTACTTCGCGATCCCGGGGCAGAACGAGTGGGCCCTCAGCGACAATGCGGCCTATCTGCACTACGCCAGCAACGAAACCATCGGCGGGCTGCAGTTCGACTGGGTGCCGGAGCTGGGTGATACGCCGCTGGTGGTCGACATGTCCTCGGACATTCTCTCCCGGCCGTTGGATGTGTCCCGCTTCGGCCTGATCTATGCGGGCGCGCAGAAGAACATCGGCCCGTCGGGGCTGGTGGTCGTCATCGTTCGCGAGGACCTGCTGGGTCGTGCGCGTTCCAGCTGCCCGACCATGCTCGATTACAAGATCGCCGCGGACAATGGCTCCATGTACAACACGCCGGCGACCTTTTCCTGGTACCTCTCAGGCCTGGTGTTCGAGTGGCTGAAGGAGCAGGGCGGTGTCGAGGCGATGGAGCATCGCAATCGTGCCAAGAAGGAGCTGCTTTATGGTGTGATCGACGCCAGCGACTTCTATTCCAACCCCATCGCCCATAATGCCCGCTCCTGGATGAACGTGCCGTTCAGGCTAGCCGACGAGCAGTTGGACAAGACGTTCCTGGCCGGGGCCGATGCACGCGGACTGCTCAATCTCAAAGGCCATCGTTCGGTGGGCGGCATGCGTGCTTCCATCTACAACGCGGTCGGTCTGGACGCTGTCGAGGCCCTGGTCGCCTACATGCGCGAGTTCGAGAAGGAGCACGGCTGA